One stretch of Pirellulales bacterium DNA includes these proteins:
- a CDS encoding formylmethanofuran dehydrogenase subunit A — translation MSLLKISGGTVYDPTNNVDGQIRDIWIEAGRIVAAPTDPTVRPARVIDARGLVVMPGGIDMHCHIAGPKVNMARKLRPEEKRGAAPVRRTALTRSGTMGSVPSTFATGYKYAALGYTTAFDAAIPALSARHAHEEFADTPCLDKGFYVLMGNNHYIMRAIQRGEQERAQAFIAWLLSAAKGYGAKLVNPGGVEVWKSRASGNVSALDDVVAPYDVTPRQIIQTVAQAVDQLHLPHAVHVHANNLGLPGNWTTTLETMRILEGHRGHMTHIQFHSYGGGEGDETTFDSQVVALAQYVNEHPNLTVDVGQVLFGKTTSMTGDGPLGYFLSKVYKSKWFSSDTEMEAGCGIAPIEYKNKSLINAWQWAIGLEWYLLVDDPWRVVMSTDHPNGAAFLAYPQIIRLLMDRTYRADMLRTVHPTVRERSALADLDREYTLNEICIITRAGPAKILGLTNKGHLGVGADADVTIYTPDANPETMFELPRYVIQAGRIVVEEGDVRDPVTGKSLYVSPEYDEDAERDIAAWFDEFYTIRFGNYPVDLEYLHETECVPCVKR, via the coding sequence ATGTCATTATTGAAAATCTCTGGCGGCACCGTCTACGACCCGACCAATAACGTCGACGGTCAGATTCGTGACATTTGGATCGAAGCGGGCCGGATTGTGGCGGCGCCAACCGATCCAACCGTTCGGCCAGCGCGCGTGATCGACGCCAGGGGACTGGTCGTCATGCCGGGCGGAATCGATATGCACTGCCATATCGCTGGACCGAAAGTGAATATGGCGCGCAAGCTGCGGCCCGAAGAAAAACGCGGCGCCGCGCCGGTGCGCCGTACGGCGCTCACTCGTAGCGGCACGATGGGAAGCGTCCCCAGTACGTTCGCCACCGGATACAAGTACGCTGCGTTGGGTTATACGACCGCCTTCGACGCCGCGATTCCCGCATTATCGGCCCGACACGCCCACGAGGAGTTCGCCGACACGCCCTGTCTGGACAAGGGCTTTTACGTTTTGATGGGGAACAACCACTACATCATGCGCGCCATCCAGCGGGGCGAGCAGGAAAGAGCCCAGGCGTTTATTGCCTGGCTGCTATCGGCCGCAAAGGGGTACGGCGCGAAACTGGTGAATCCCGGTGGTGTAGAAGTCTGGAAAAGTCGCGCCTCGGGCAATGTTAGCGCGCTCGACGACGTCGTTGCTCCCTACGATGTCACGCCGCGGCAGATCATTCAGACCGTGGCGCAAGCCGTCGACCAATTGCACTTGCCGCACGCCGTCCATGTGCATGCCAACAACCTGGGCCTGCCTGGCAATTGGACCACCACCCTAGAAACGATGCGCATCCTGGAAGGGCATCGGGGACACATGACCCACATCCAGTTTCACAGTTACGGGGGAGGGGAGGGGGACGAGACCACTTTTGATTCGCAGGTTGTGGCGTTGGCGCAATACGTCAACGAACATCCGAACCTGACGGTCGACGTGGGACAGGTCCTGTTTGGCAAGACGACTAGCATGACGGGCGACGGCCCGCTCGGTTATTTCCTGAGCAAGGTCTACAAGTCGAAATGGTTTAGCAGCGATACCGAGATGGAGGCCGGCTGCGGCATCGCCCCGATCGAGTACAAGAACAAGAGCCTGATCAACGCCTGGCAATGGGCCATTGGGCTCGAATGGTATTTGCTGGTCGACGATCCATGGCGTGTCGTGATGAGCACCGATCACCCGAACGGCGCAGCATTTCTCGCTTATCCGCAGATCATTCGCCTGTTGATGGACCGGACGTATCGGGCAGATATGCTGCGGACCGTTCATCCGACCGTGCGCGAGCGCAGCGCTTTGGCGGATCTCGATCGGGAATACACGCTCAACGAGATTTGCATCATTACTCGCGCTGGGCCAGCAAAGATTCTCGGACTGACCAATAAGGGGCACTTAGGCGTGGGAGCCGATGCCGACGTCACGATCTACACGCCCGATGCTAATCCCGAGACGATGTTCGAGCTGCCGCGTTACGTCATCCAGGCCGGAAGAATCGTGGTTGAAGAGGGGGACGTGCGCGATCCGGTGACGGGCAAGTCGCTCTATGTGTCACCGGAATATGACGAGGACGCCGAGCGCGACATCGCCGCCTGGTTTGACGAGTTCTACACGATCCGCTTTGGCAACTACCCGGTCGATCTCGAGTATCTGCACGAGACCGAATGCGTTCCGTGCGTGAAGCGATAA
- a CDS encoding DUF202 domain-containing protein: MKLSSEHGASGDDPRTQFAAERTLLAWIRTGLAMMGFGFVVARFGLFLREIAAAQGDHASQYPLEHRLSVSLWVGTALVLLGVAVNVCAAAKHYRTVQRLSRGEPLRFQPLSIGIVVAALLALMGTLVALYLIVGLYESR; the protein is encoded by the coding sequence ATGAAATTGAGTTCCGAGCACGGTGCCAGCGGTGATGACCCGCGTACTCAATTCGCCGCCGAGCGAACGCTGCTGGCCTGGATTCGCACGGGCTTGGCGATGATGGGTTTCGGCTTTGTTGTTGCGCGGTTTGGGCTCTTTTTGCGCGAGATTGCCGCCGCGCAAGGGGATCATGCTTCCCAATATCCGCTTGAGCATCGGCTGAGCGTTTCGTTGTGGGTCGGCACGGCACTTGTTCTATTGGGCGTGGCTGTCAATGTTTGTGCCGCCGCCAAGCATTACCGTACCGTGCAACGCCTGAGCCGCGGCGAGCCACTTCGATTTCAACCATTGTCGATTGGTATCGTCGTCGCTGCCCTGCTGGCCCTCATGGGAACCCTCGTGGCGCTCTATCTCATCGTCGGTCTTTATGAATCGCGGTGA
- a CDS encoding PQQ-binding-like beta-propeller repeat protein, with amino-acid sequence MTIDDLIFIGLNGYAVALHRDTGDIVWSNNQMHSGYVSLLLDGDRLIVSTNGYMYCLDPLTGEILWYNPMKGYGAGAPTAITSLRGQSSQVLTGQAAQSTAAAEASATHSSNT; translated from the coding sequence ATGACGATCGACGATTTGATCTTCATTGGGCTGAATGGTTATGCCGTGGCATTACACCGGGACACCGGTGACATCGTCTGGTCAAACAATCAAATGCACTCGGGTTACGTCTCGCTACTCTTGGATGGTGACCGGCTGATCGTCTCGACAAATGGTTATATGTATTGCCTGGATCCGCTGACCGGCGAAATCCTCTGGTACAACCCTATGAAAGGCTATGGCGCTGGTGCGCCGACGGCGATTACCTCGCTGCGCGGACAAAGCTCGCAAGTACTGACGGGCCAGGCAGCCCAGAGCACCGCCGCGGCAGAAGCCTCGGCGACCCATTCATCAAATACCTAG
- a CDS encoding molybdenum cofactor guanylyltransferase, with protein sequence MNLAGVVLCGGRSSRMGLAKASLPFGTETLLVRVVRIVSQVVKPVIVVAAEEQPMPEFSRQVTVVRDRDPQRGPLEGLRAGLEGLGSVCDTAFVTGCDTPLLTSAFIERMAALLGEHQIAVPWIDGFDHPLAAVYRTSVLPHVEALLAADRLRPAYLFEQVPTRRVTAEELRDVDPGLACLRNLNAPADYLATLAEEGLEAPTEILRAFESRPAH encoded by the coding sequence ATGAATCTGGCGGGTGTCGTGCTGTGCGGTGGACGAAGTTCGCGCATGGGGCTCGCCAAGGCTAGTCTTCCGTTCGGAACGGAAACATTGCTGGTTCGCGTAGTGCGAATCGTTTCGCAGGTCGTAAAACCCGTGATCGTCGTGGCTGCCGAGGAGCAGCCGATGCCGGAATTCTCTCGGCAAGTCACGGTCGTGCGCGATCGGGACCCGCAGCGAGGACCGCTCGAAGGCTTGCGGGCCGGGCTCGAGGGGCTGGGATCGGTATGCGATACGGCCTTCGTTACCGGTTGCGACACACCGCTGCTAACGTCTGCGTTCATCGAGCGGATGGCCGCGCTGCTGGGCGAGCACCAGATTGCCGTCCCCTGGATCGACGGATTCGATCATCCACTAGCGGCCGTCTACCGAACGAGCGTGCTTCCGCACGTCGAAGCATTGCTGGCCGCCGATCGCCTACGGCCTGCGTATCTGTTCGAGCAAGTACCAACGCGGCGCGTGACGGCCGAAGAATTGCGCGACGTCGACCCGGGCCTGGCCTGCCTGCGCAACTTGAACGCCCCCGCGGATTACCTGGCGACGCTCGCCGAGGAAGGTCTCGAAGCGCCAACCGAGATACTTAGGGCGTTCGAATCGCGACCGGCGCATTGA
- a CDS encoding PQQ-binding-like beta-propeller repeat protein produces MSTLRSESSAAAPWPGLRIWPVIVLLALLGIAKASTSLTEEFSFRLFMFAVFAPLVVGVGILLWWSLASRAAFRERWLGPLGVIVVGAVGYLLSDPSIKGMGFMFYVMPTGVAAVGLALLCFGRAQPATRISAAVLAAAMGFMSWDLIRNDGIWGDFRTSLHWRWEPTAEERFLASIEEDGPPASTTEGESLSSETNEVVDWPDFRGPRRDGSVPGVVLDTDWTAHPPKEIWRRKVGPGWSSFAVAGPSIFTQEQRGDIEVVACYDADTGAQKWIHESPARFWESVAGAGPRATPTLKDGRLYAVGATGLVHCLNPATGAVIWKRDLEQDAERKPLAWGYASSPLVIGDVVIVYAGGADDKGVFAYDIKSGAPRWKVAAGDHSYSSPQLATVAGHDWVLMLTNAGLNAIDPANGTNAWTYEWNYNGYRTLQPLVVDGSGILIGTGMGTGTRRVDVTSSDTVPQFKESWTSLEMKPDFNDYVAHKGFLYGFDHNIFACVDVETGKRLWKKGRYGNGQVLLLPDADQLLVLTETGDVVVLRTNPKELEELAHTKVLSDKTWNHPVLVRNRLYVRNGEEAVCLEVPLMAAAAPAQSASKGD; encoded by the coding sequence ATGAGTACACTGCGCAGTGAATCTTCCGCCGCCGCTCCATGGCCTGGGCTGCGCATTTGGCCGGTAATCGTGCTGTTGGCATTGTTGGGAATCGCCAAGGCATCGACCTCATTAACTGAGGAATTCTCGTTCCGTCTGTTCATGTTCGCAGTCTTTGCGCCACTGGTCGTCGGCGTGGGCATCCTCTTGTGGTGGAGCCTTGCCAGCCGCGCGGCGTTCCGCGAACGATGGCTCGGCCCGCTCGGGGTGATCGTGGTCGGGGCGGTGGGCTATCTGCTTTCGGACCCGTCAATCAAAGGAATGGGTTTTATGTTTTACGTCATGCCGACGGGCGTAGCGGCCGTCGGCTTGGCGCTCCTCTGTTTCGGTCGGGCCCAGCCGGCGACACGCATCAGCGCCGCGGTGCTCGCCGCCGCGATGGGTTTCATGAGTTGGGATCTGATCCGCAACGACGGCATCTGGGGTGATTTCCGCACGTCACTGCATTGGCGATGGGAACCGACCGCCGAAGAGAGATTCCTGGCGAGCATTGAGGAAGATGGACCGCCAGCTTCGACTACCGAAGGCGAATCACTGTCCAGCGAGACGAATGAAGTTGTAGATTGGCCCGACTTTCGCGGACCGCGGCGCGATGGAAGTGTACCTGGCGTCGTGCTCGACACCGATTGGACTGCTCATCCGCCCAAGGAAATATGGCGCCGCAAGGTGGGGCCAGGCTGGTCATCGTTTGCCGTCGCGGGGCCCTCCATCTTCACTCAGGAGCAGCGCGGCGATATCGAGGTCGTGGCCTGTTACGACGCTGACACGGGCGCGCAGAAATGGATTCATGAGTCGCCCGCCCGATTCTGGGAATCTGTCGCTGGCGCAGGGCCTCGGGCGACGCCCACCCTTAAGGACGGGCGGCTATATGCGGTGGGTGCAACGGGTCTGGTGCATTGTTTGAATCCTGCGACGGGCGCCGTGATCTGGAAGCGTGACCTGGAGCAAGATGCTGAGCGGAAGCCGCTGGCCTGGGGTTACGCGTCGTCGCCACTGGTGATTGGCGATGTGGTGATCGTTTACGCGGGTGGGGCGGATGACAAAGGTGTGTTCGCGTACGACATCAAGTCGGGCGCGCCACGCTGGAAGGTAGCGGCAGGTGATCACAGCTACAGTTCGCCCCAACTGGCGACGGTTGCGGGGCACGACTGGGTGCTGATGCTCACAAACGCCGGCCTCAATGCGATTGACCCAGCCAACGGAACTAACGCGTGGACATACGAATGGAACTACAACGGCTATCGGACCCTTCAGCCCTTGGTCGTTGATGGGTCAGGCATTCTGATCGGCACGGGAATGGGGACTGGCACACGTCGCGTCGACGTAACGTCCAGCGATACAGTCCCGCAGTTCAAGGAAAGCTGGACGTCGTTGGAAATGAAGCCCGATTTCAACGACTACGTGGCCCACAAGGGGTTCCTGTACGGTTTCGATCACAATATCTTTGCTTGCGTCGACGTCGAAACGGGCAAACGCCTTTGGAAAAAGGGGCGGTACGGCAATGGACAAGTCTTACTGTTGCCCGACGCTGATCAGTTGCTGGTACTGACCGAGACGGGCGACGTCGTTGTGCTTCGCACAAATCCGAAGGAGTTAGAGGAGTTGGCTCACACGAAAGTCCTCAGCGACAAGACTTGGAACCATCCCGTGCTAGTTCGCAATCGGCTGTACGTTCGCAACGGGGAAGAGGCCGTGTGCCTGGAAGTGCCATTAATGGCGGCCGCGGCTCCGGCGCAATCGGCGTCGAAAGGGGATTAG
- a CDS encoding DinB family protein: protein MRQAEIAWCEIDAARRYSLSTLADVDERDWFRQPTEGVTHIAWQVGHLAAAQYSLGLVRLRGERAGDASFVPPEFLALFIRGSTPDPDSAKNPQPSQILAALERVHNEVRAEISRHTDEQLHETQLGKPHPLFSTKLGGLFWCARHEMLHAGQIGLLKRLFGQPAKW from the coding sequence ATGAGACAGGCCGAAATCGCCTGGTGCGAAATCGATGCGGCGCGTCGCTACTCCTTGAGCACGCTTGCGGATGTCGACGAGCGGGATTGGTTCCGTCAGCCCACCGAGGGGGTGACACACATAGCCTGGCAGGTCGGGCATTTAGCGGCCGCGCAGTATTCGTTGGGGCTCGTGCGGCTGCGTGGCGAAAGAGCCGGCGATGCGAGCTTTGTTCCGCCGGAGTTTCTGGCGCTCTTCATTCGCGGCTCGACGCCCGACCCCGATTCGGCCAAGAATCCACAGCCGTCACAAATCTTGGCAGCCCTCGAACGCGTCCACAACGAAGTTCGCGCTGAGATCTCTCGACACACGGACGAGCAGTTGCACGAAACACAACTCGGTAAGCCGCATCCGCTATTCAGCACGAAACTGGGCGGTCTGTTCTGGTGTGCTCGGCATGAAATGTTGCACGCCGGGCAAATCGGCTTGCTCAAGCGACTCTTCGGTCAGCCGGCCAAATGGTAA
- a CDS encoding DUF1569 domain-containing protein, with the protein MAERRIIVFQDLAEVMPEVERLVAGHSPAGNWSLAQICHHLGTTIRLTARPVPEAGVPTAQQATLRDGFFGLGAFPNGRASPAPFVPPEGLDLAKEAAALGDAIKRFATAQGPFPAHPMLGPLTGDQWHRFHTMHAAHHLGFVVPA; encoded by the coding sequence ATGGCTGAGCGACGCATCATTGTGTTCCAGGACCTCGCCGAGGTTATGCCTGAGGTCGAACGGCTCGTCGCGGGGCACTCGCCGGCCGGCAACTGGTCGCTTGCCCAGATCTGCCACCATCTCGGCACAACGATTCGCCTTACGGCGCGCCCGGTACCCGAGGCTGGCGTGCCAACCGCCCAACAGGCAACCTTGCGCGACGGTTTCTTTGGGTTGGGTGCGTTCCCAAATGGACGCGCCTCCCCTGCCCCGTTCGTGCCCCCGGAGGGATTGGACCTTGCCAAGGAAGCCGCGGCACTGGGAGACGCGATTAAACGATTCGCAACGGCGCAAGGGCCATTCCCGGCTCACCCGATGTTGGGGCCGCTGACAGGCGACCAGTGGCACCGCTTTCACACGATGCACGCTGCGCATCATCTAGGGTTCGTCGTTCCGGCCTGA
- a CDS encoding glycosyltransferase family 87 protein gives MSLLVAQRTILPGHATAGTAKKRSLDLLVALFILAVFAAEFHNCVFRCDHDFLWHRNFGISFLNDQMYVETGHHYLPARAMLDAATAWMPYRVDRAIWFLAMCAAAGYCIRFWSLAVKPTSEKWLGPAVIAFLVAVSYIHRDLAECGLQIFLLYLLTLAYSALVRGQPARCGIWLGIAAQYKVMPVIFLPYLLWKRQVKAAVCMLATTCCISLLPGVYLGFQKNLELHVQWLRTTTERLAIEDPSENGIERPALWNRSLPLALARLVQKYPPDHPLFVPSPGDWRIATLEPRAAKRFVQISLLGLAAILAWRFRHRADITRGTSSFAGEWSMVCILVAELSPLCWLHHLVLALPAIMIFAQTAAAGRAYRWQWILAGVSAALMLLVHRGLLNESVWGIVSAAHPHTVACLLIGAVSLSPGRTSPQAAVAFAQVPQLTLAAV, from the coding sequence ATGAGCCTGCTTGTCGCACAACGAACCATATTGCCTGGGCACGCCACGGCGGGTACCGCAAAAAAACGCTCGCTCGATCTGCTCGTTGCGCTGTTTATTCTCGCTGTCTTCGCGGCCGAATTCCACAACTGCGTTTTTCGTTGCGACCACGATTTTCTCTGGCATCGTAACTTCGGCATTTCGTTCTTGAATGACCAGATGTACGTCGAGACGGGCCACCACTATCTGCCGGCGCGCGCCATGCTCGACGCGGCCACGGCGTGGATGCCCTACCGAGTCGATCGCGCGATCTGGTTTTTGGCGATGTGCGCCGCCGCGGGCTACTGCATCCGTTTCTGGTCGCTTGCGGTTAAGCCCACGAGCGAGAAATGGCTGGGGCCGGCTGTGATCGCATTCCTGGTCGCTGTTTCCTACATCCATCGGGACCTGGCCGAGTGTGGGCTGCAGATATTCTTGTTGTATCTGTTGACGCTGGCTTATTCCGCCTTGGTGCGCGGCCAGCCAGCGCGCTGCGGTATCTGGCTGGGCATTGCGGCGCAATACAAGGTGATGCCAGTCATCTTTTTGCCGTATCTGCTGTGGAAACGGCAAGTGAAGGCGGCCGTTTGCATGCTCGCAACGACGTGTTGCATCAGCTTGCTGCCTGGCGTTTATCTCGGTTTCCAAAAGAACTTGGAACTTCACGTCCAATGGCTGCGCACCACGACCGAGCGGCTGGCGATCGAGGACCCTTCGGAAAATGGCATCGAGCGCCCCGCACTGTGGAACCGGTCGTTGCCGCTGGCGCTGGCACGCCTCGTGCAGAAGTATCCGCCGGACCATCCGCTATTTGTACCCAGCCCCGGCGATTGGCGGATTGCGACGCTGGAACCGCGGGCGGCGAAGCGATTCGTGCAGATTTCCTTGCTAGGTCTTGCGGCGATACTGGCCTGGCGGTTTCGCCATCGCGCCGACATCACCCGCGGAACCTCGTCGTTCGCCGGCGAGTGGTCGATGGTCTGTATCCTGGTAGCCGAGCTTTCGCCGTTGTGCTGGTTACATCATCTGGTCTTGGCGCTGCCGGCGATTATGATATTCGCGCAGACGGCGGCCGCGGGGCGTGCCTATCGTTGGCAGTGGATTCTGGCTGGCGTGTCGGCGGCATTGATGCTACTCGTACATCGCGGTTTGCTCAATGAATCCGTGTGGGGCATCGTAAGCGCTGCTCATCCGCATACCGTGGCCTGTCTGTTGATCGGCGCCGTGTCCTTGTCACCAGGCCGGACCTCGCCGCAAGCGGCTGTGGCTTTTGCCCAAGTTCCCCAGCTCACTCTTGCCGCGGTCTGA
- a CDS encoding dockerin type I domain-containing protein has product MRYLAAMILSVLLTGSYLDDANAVLIGTGTGTGNTTAPADDPGFANVGICGSGSAIYLGNGWVLTAAHVYDGSGGLPSQTWFNGTFYNVVPGSGIQLENPTGVAPTEYTDLEMFRLATTPNLPSLTISAAPATAGWQVVMVGNGRDRVNNQLAYWTPAWLPSSTPTALAGDIWGTTQDIRWGTNVIDGPSTAHVFGLVSEMAFTTTFDQRGTAFEAQGTPGDSGGAVFHKDTKTGAWSLAGVMFETTALASQPFGISVFGNSTYSADLSAYRTEISQIMSPPGDVNGDGVVNLQDLAIVASNWLKTTKGGVAPAGDVNHDGIVNGQDLAIISSAVSLSLQGAGMSVAAVPEPDGWLLALAGLAALCFCAVRRHRDVRA; this is encoded by the coding sequence ATGCGTTATCTGGCTGCGATGATTCTCTCGGTTCTTCTAACCGGCTCATATCTCGACGATGCAAACGCCGTGCTGATTGGCACAGGCACAGGGACAGGCAATACAACCGCGCCTGCTGACGATCCGGGCTTTGCCAATGTGGGCATCTGTGGCAGCGGTAGCGCCATCTATCTGGGCAATGGCTGGGTACTAACGGCGGCGCACGTTTACGACGGCAGCGGTGGCCTGCCGAGTCAGACCTGGTTCAACGGGACGTTCTATAACGTCGTACCGGGTTCCGGAATTCAACTCGAGAATCCGACGGGGGTAGCGCCCACCGAGTACACCGATTTGGAAATGTTCAGGCTGGCCACGACACCCAATCTGCCATCGCTAACGATCTCGGCGGCCCCCGCGACGGCGGGATGGCAAGTCGTTATGGTCGGTAATGGGCGTGATCGTGTGAACAACCAACTGGCCTATTGGACTCCTGCGTGGCTACCGTCATCGACGCCAACGGCGTTAGCCGGCGATATATGGGGAACGACCCAGGACATTCGCTGGGGGACGAATGTGATTGATGGGCCATCGACGGCACACGTGTTCGGCCTCGTTTCGGAAATGGCCTTCACGACGACGTTCGATCAACGCGGCACCGCCTTCGAAGCGCAGGGCACGCCCGGGGATTCCGGCGGCGCGGTTTTTCACAAAGATACCAAGACCGGCGCCTGGTCCCTGGCGGGAGTGATGTTCGAGACCACGGCCCTGGCGTCGCAGCCTTTTGGGATTTCTGTCTTTGGCAACTCGACCTACTCGGCCGATTTGTCGGCTTATCGCACCGAGATATCCCAGATCATGTCACCTCCGGGCGATGTGAACGGCGATGGCGTCGTCAACTTGCAAGACCTGGCAATCGTGGCAAGCAATTGGCTGAAAACGACCAAGGGCGGGGTCGCGCCCGCTGGCGATGTCAATCATGACGGCATCGTTAATGGGCAGGATCTGGCGATCATATCGAGCGCTGTGTCGCTCTCTCTGCAAGGGGCGGGGATGAGTGTCGCTGCTGTGCCCGAGCCTGACGGCTGGCTGCTGGCCCTCGCCGGGTTGGCCGCGCTTTGTTTTTGCGCTGTACGGAGACATCGCGACGTTCGGGCCTGA
- a CDS encoding RNA polymerase sigma factor, producing MDINVFRDRLRQQSLDTASLDDTALDLPDVKTVAPPTAAAASELADHVAAEVSRLPPRQREVMVLVAFEGLSIAETARLLEITEQNVHATLFAARTRLKLRLAPYLGFAEK from the coding sequence ATGGACATTAACGTATTTCGCGATCGGCTCCGGCAGCAGTCGCTCGATACGGCGTCGCTCGACGACACGGCACTTGATTTGCCCGACGTAAAAACGGTCGCACCCCCCACAGCAGCCGCGGCCAGCGAGTTGGCGGATCACGTGGCAGCCGAAGTTTCGCGGCTCCCCCCGCGGCAGCGAGAGGTCATGGTCTTGGTCGCATTCGAGGGCCTGTCGATTGCCGAGACTGCCAGGCTGCTTGAAATCACGGAGCAAAATGTACACGCCACACTGTTCGCCGCGCGAACTCGATTAAAACTCCGGCTCGCGCCTTATCTGGGCTTTGCCGAGAAATAG
- a CDS encoding TetR/AcrR family transcriptional regulator, whose translation MACGEPQYRSLSRSERRERIIWAAKLEMLEKGMDEASMESIAIRAGTTKPTVYAHFKSKDELFAAVVEFIKEKFLGTLRSPADYAAEPIEAVTLFCGRFVELVCWRDAVGYQRVTLAAASRSPAMARAVYDTVYAGACHSLASYLRKRKLVRDTEPHAELLLWAATGSAVIRHLYGVDASSAEPPNDQAVGAQVDLKRIREAVKLIASKWKL comes from the coding sequence GTGGCTTGTGGCGAACCGCAGTACCGGTCCCTATCACGTTCTGAGCGGCGGGAGCGCATCATTTGGGCCGCCAAGCTTGAGATGCTGGAGAAAGGGATGGACGAAGCCAGCATGGAGAGTATCGCAATTCGTGCGGGCACGACTAAACCCACGGTCTACGCCCACTTTAAGTCGAAGGACGAACTGTTCGCCGCCGTCGTCGAGTTCATCAAGGAGAAGTTCCTCGGCACGCTGCGCAGCCCTGCGGACTACGCCGCCGAACCGATCGAGGCCGTGACCCTCTTCTGTGGTCGTTTTGTCGAGTTGGTCTGCTGGCGGGACGCCGTCGGCTATCAGCGTGTAACCCTGGCGGCCGCGTCGCGATCTCCGGCAATGGCCCGTGCTGTCTACGACACGGTGTACGCCGGAGCCTGCCATTCGCTGGCGAGTTACCTACGTAAACGCAAACTCGTTCGCGACACAGAACCGCACGCGGAGCTTCTTCTCTGGGCGGCCACCGGGAGCGCCGTGATCCGCCACCTCTACGGCGTGGACGCATCCAGTGCCGAGCCGCCGAATGATCAGGCGGTCGGCGCCCAAGTCGATCTGAAACGCATCCGCGAAGCCGTCAAGCTGATCGCTTCCAAGTGGAAGCTATAG
- a CDS encoding alpha-hydroxy-acid oxidizing protein: MATFADYQNEIYFNGLRGVLPKLPVDMATLEKMAMAAWPETIVSYVQGGCGDERTQSLNVTAFERWGLIPRMMVDGTKRDLSITLFGMKFPTPIFMAPIGVLGICSQDGHGDLAVARAAAKTGVPMVASTLTVDPMEKVVPEFGATPGFFQLYTPTDQGVAESLVHRAEAAGFKAIVVTLDTWIAGWRPRDLNRSSFPQLRGHCLANYFSDPVFRSRLAKPIEEDPVTAVGVWASIFGKALTWDDLPWLRSLTKLPIVLKGICHADDVRRAIDGGVDGIYCSTHGGRQANGGVGCLEMLPAVVKAAANTPVLFDSGVRSGADIVKAIALGATAVGIGRPYSWGLAVDGTDGVVHVLRCLLAEAELLMAIDGYPKLSDLSTDALIRL; encoded by the coding sequence ATGGCGACGTTCGCGGATTATCAGAACGAAATCTATTTCAACGGCCTGCGCGGGGTGCTGCCAAAGTTGCCAGTCGACATGGCGACGCTTGAGAAGATGGCAATGGCGGCCTGGCCGGAGACGATCGTTTCCTACGTGCAGGGGGGGTGCGGCGACGAGCGCACGCAGAGCCTTAACGTAACGGCGTTCGAACGGTGGGGACTGATTCCGCGGATGATGGTCGACGGCACGAAACGCGATCTGTCGATCACGCTGTTCGGGATGAAATTTCCCACGCCGATCTTTATGGCTCCGATCGGCGTCCTCGGAATCTGCTCGCAGGATGGGCATGGCGATCTGGCCGTGGCCCGGGCTGCGGCGAAAACCGGCGTGCCGATGGTGGCATCGACGTTGACTGTCGATCCGATGGAAAAGGTCGTGCCCGAGTTCGGCGCCACGCCCGGGTTCTTTCAGCTTTATACGCCGACCGATCAGGGCGTAGCCGAGAGCCTGGTGCATCGCGCCGAGGCCGCGGGATTCAAGGCGATCGTCGTGACGCTCGATACCTGGATCGCAGGCTGGCGTCCAAGAGATTTGAATCGTTCGAGCTTTCCGCAGTTGCGTGGCCATTGTTTGGCCAATTATTTTTCCGATCCCGTGTTCCGTTCTCGTCTCGCCAAGCCCATCGAAGAGGATCCCGTTACGGCCGTGGGCGTGTGGGCAAGCATTTTCGGAAAGGCGCTGACGTGGGACGACCTGCCCTGGCTGCGGTCGCTGACGAAACTGCCGATCGTTCTCAAGGGGATCTGTCATGCGGACGACGTTCGTCGGGCGATCGATGGGGGCGTTGACGGCATTTACTGTTCGACGCACGGAGGCCGGCAGGCAAACGGCGGCGTCGGTTGTTTGGAAATGCTGCCCGCCGTCGTCAAAGCCGCTGCGAACACGCCGGTGCTGTTTGACTCTGGTGTCCGCTCGGGAGCGGATATTGTGAAAGCGATCGCCCTGGGCGCGACCGCGGTCGGAATCGGCCGCCCGTATTCGTGGGGGCTTGCTGTCGATGGCACTGACGGAGTCGTTCACGTCTTGAGGTGTTTGTTAGCCGAAGCCGAGCTACTGATGGCGATTGACGGCTATCCAAAGCTGTCCGACTTGAGCACCGACGCCCTGATCCGGCTCTAG